TCTCCTCGCGCGTCACCTCGCGGGCGACGGTCGTGTTCAGCTCCACGATGGAACCCACCGGGACCGGCACACGGATCGAGTCGCCCTGCAGCTTGCCGTCGAGCTGCGGCAGGACCAGGCCGATCGCCTTCGCGGCGCCCGTGGAGGTCGGCACGATGTTGACGCCGGCGGCGCGGGCGCGGCGCGGGTCGCGGTGCGGGCCGTCCTGCAGGTTCTGCTCCTGCGTGTAGGCGTGCACCGTGGTCATGAAGCCGTGCTCGATGCCCGCGAGCTCGTCCAGGACCGCGGCCAGCGGGGCGAGCGCGTTCGTCGTGCACGACGCGTTCGAGACGATGGTGTGCACGGCCGGGTCGTAGGCGTCCGTGTTGACACCGTACGCCAGCGTCACGTCGGCGCCGTCCGACGGCGCGCTGACCAGGACCTTCTTCGCCCCCGCCTTGAGGTGGGCGCGGGCGGCGTCAGCCGAGGTGAAGCGGCCGGTGGCCTCCAGCACGATGTCGACGCCGAGGTCGGCCCACGGCAGCTGCTCCGGCTCCCGCTCGGCCAGCACCGTGATGCGGCGGCCGTCGACGACCAGGGTGTTCCCGTCGACGGTCACCGGGCGGCCGAGCCGGCCGGAGGTGCTGTCGTACGCGAGGAGCCGCGCGAGGGCCTTCGGCTCCGTGAGGTCGTTGACGGCGACGACCTCAAGGTCGCTGTCGCGCTCCAGCAGCGCGCGCAGCACGTTGCGTCCGATGCGGCCGAATCCGTTGATGGCGATGCGAGTCATGAGCGAGTCCCTTTCGTTCGCCATCAGGTTCGCCTCCCGTGCCCGCCCGCGACAGCGGCGTGATCGCCACTGTTCAAAAGGATCCCGCCAGCGGCGATGGCGCGATCCTCACGGCCGTAGGGGGTGTCGTCGAAGTCCCGTCTGGGTGGCGGGGCCCGGCACGCGCGCTCGCCGCGTTGTCGTCGGTCGCCGACGCCCGCACCCCTACTCGCCCTTGGTGAAGGTGCGCCGGTACTCGGTCGGGCTGGTCCCCAGGATCCGCTGGAAGTGCAGCCGCAGGTTCGCCCCGGTGCCGAGGCCGACGTCGGCCGCGATCTGCTCGACACCGCGCTGTGAGCG
This DNA window, taken from Streptomyces sp. TN58, encodes the following:
- the gap gene encoding type I glyceraldehyde-3-phosphate dehydrogenase, which gives rise to MTRIAINGFGRIGRNVLRALLERDSDLEVVAVNDLTEPKALARLLAYDSTSGRLGRPVTVDGNTLVVDGRRITVLAEREPEQLPWADLGVDIVLEATGRFTSADAARAHLKAGAKKVLVSAPSDGADVTLAYGVNTDAYDPAVHTIVSNASCTTNALAPLAAVLDELAGIEHGFMTTVHAYTQEQNLQDGPHRDPRRARAAGVNIVPTSTGAAKAIGLVLPQLDGKLQGDSIRVPVPVGSIVELNTTVAREVTREEILEAYRAAAEGPLAGVLEYSDDPLVSSDITGNPASSIFDSELTRVEGRHVKVVAWYDNEWGFSNRVIDTLTLLAAG